Proteins encoded by one window of Melanotaenia boesemani isolate fMelBoe1 chromosome 10, fMelBoe1.pri, whole genome shotgun sequence:
- the dusp6 gene encoding dual specificity protein phosphatase 6 — protein MLDKLKPVVQLDSVMAISKTVGWLREQLETRRDGLLVMDCRAQELYESSHVETAINVAIPSLMLRRLKKGNLPVRSLLSNGEDRERFVRRCKTDTIVLYDEYSREWNENVDGGSVLGLLLRKMKDEGYKAFYLEGGFCKFQAEFPALCETNLDGSPNSSSSPTAQVLGLGGLRISSDSSDIESDIDRDPSSATDSDGSPLSNPQPSFPVEILPHLYLGCAKDSTNLDVLEEYGIKYILNVTPNLPNLFENAGEFKYKQIPISDHWSQNLSQFFPEAISFIDEARGQKCGVLVHCLAGISRSVTVTVAYLMQKLNLSMNDAYDIVKMKKSNISPNFNFMGQLLDFERTLGLKSPCDNRMAPPSQQLYFTTPTNHNVFQLDPLQST, from the exons ATGCTTGACAAGCTCAAGCCCGTCGTCCAGCTCGACTCGGTAATGGCGATCAGCAAGACGGTGGGCTGGCTCCGAGAGCAGCTGGAGACGCGCAGGGACGGCCTGCTTGTGATGGACTGCCGGGCCCAGGAGCTCTATGAGTCGTCGCACGTCGAGACGGCAATCAACGTGGCCATACCGAGCCTCATGCTCCGCCGGCTCAAGAAAGGAAACCTGCCCGTGCGGTCGTTACTCTCCAATGGGGAGGACCGGGAGAGGTTCGTGCGTCGGTGCAAGACGGACACCATCGTGTTGTACGACGAGTACAGCCGTGAATGGAACGAGAATGTGGACGGAGGATCCGTGTTGGGTTTATTGCTGAGGAAAATGAAGGATGAGGGCTACAAGGCCTTTTATCTGGAGG gTGGGTTCTGTAAGTTCCAGGCAGAGTTTCCAGCTCTGTGCGAAACCAACCTGGACGGCTCCCccaacagcagcagctcccCTACGGCTCAGGTTCTGGGCCTCGGCGGGCTGCGGATCAGCTCCGACTCCTCGGACATTGAGTCGGACATCGACCGTGACCCCAGCAGTGCCACGGACTCGGACGGCAGCCCTCTGTCCAATCCGCAGCCGTCCTTCCCGGTGGAGATCCTGCCGCATCTCTACCTAGGCTGCGCCAAGGACTCCACCAACCTGGACGTGCTGGAGGAGTACGGCATCAAATACATCCTCAATGTGACCCCGAACCTCCCCAACCTCTTCGAGAACGCGGGGGAGTTTAAATACAAGCAGATCCCCATTTCGGATCACTGGAGCCAGAATCTCTCGCAGTTCTTTCCAGAGGCCATCAGTTTTATTG ATGAAGCTCGAGGTCAGAAATGTGGCGTTCTGGTTCACTGCTTGGCCGGCATCAGCCGCTCCGTGACCGTGACGGTGGCCTACCTGATGCAGAAGCTCAACCTGTCCATGAATGATGCTTACGACATCGTTAAGATGAAAAAATCCAACATCTCGCCCAACTTCAACTTCATGGGGCAGCTCCTGGACTTTGAGCGCACTCTGGGCCTGAAGAGCCCGTGTGACAACCGCATGGCACCACCTAGCCAACAGCTCTACTTTACCACCCCGACCAACCACAACGTCTTCCAGCTGGACCCCCTGCAGTCCACGTGA